The following proteins come from a genomic window of Proteiniphilum propionicum:
- the ppdK gene encoding pyruvate, phosphate dikinase: protein MERKRVYTFGNGAAEGRADMKNLLGGKGANLAEMNLIGVPVPPGFTITTEVCTEYNELGKEYVIGVLKDEVESAVSRIEELTGTKFGDKNNPCLVSVRSGARVSMPGMMDTVLNLGLNDDAVEGIAVKSGNDRFAWDSYRRFVQMYGDVVLGMKPQSKEDIDPFEEIMDEMKLSKGVELDTDLTTEDLKELVKRFKVAVKEKTGHDFPVDPWDQLWGAVCAVFDSWMNERAILYRKMNNFPEEWGTAVNVQAMVYGNMGKTSGTGVAFTRDAATGEDIFNGEYLIDAQGEDVVSGVRTPQQITIEGSRRWAKLQGISEEERAAQYPSLEEALPECAKELIDVQQKLEDYFKDMQDLEFTIQDGKLWILQTRSGKRTGAAMVKIAMDMLKQGYIDEKTTLRRCDPEKLDELLHPVFHKKALASVKPVTSGLPASPGAAAGQIVFHADEAEEWSKEGKKVILCRIETSPEDLRGMASSQGILTTRGGMTSHAAVVARGMGKCCVSAANNLFIDYKARIMTINGKELKEGDWISLDGSTGNVYEGKIQTQDAELDDNFRELMLLADKYARMDVRTNADTPHDAIVARNFGAKGIGLCRTEHMFFEEDKIVPMREMILAKNEEGRRKALEKLLPLQKKDFIGIFKAMDGLAVTIRLLDPPLHEFVPHDEKGQMEMAKVMGISYKDIHERVEGLMESNPMLGLRGCRLGNLYPEITEMQTRAIMEAAIELKKEGVEAFPEIMVPLTGIVFEFKAQKDIIEKTIQQVFAENNDSVDYKIGTMIEIPRAALTAHKIAQEADFFSFGTNDLTQMTFGYSRDDVAKFLPMYIDKGILKQDPFAVLDQNGVGQLVRMAVQKGREVRPTLKCGICGEHGGEPSSVKFCHTVGLNYVSCSPFRVPIARLAAAQAAIEG from the coding sequence ATGGAAAGAAAGAGAGTTTACACCTTTGGAAACGGCGCAGCCGAAGGGAGAGCAGATATGAAAAACCTGCTCGGAGGAAAAGGAGCAAACCTTGCTGAAATGAATTTGATTGGTGTTCCGGTTCCTCCCGGATTTACTATTACCACTGAAGTTTGTACTGAGTACAACGAATTGGGAAAGGAGTATGTGATCGGCGTATTAAAAGATGAGGTTGAGAGCGCAGTTTCACGTATAGAAGAGCTGACAGGAACTAAGTTTGGCGATAAGAATAATCCATGCCTGGTTTCTGTACGTTCCGGAGCACGTGTCTCTATGCCGGGTATGATGGATACCGTGTTAAACCTTGGCTTAAACGATGATGCCGTTGAAGGGATAGCCGTGAAATCGGGTAATGACCGTTTCGCATGGGACTCATACCGCCGCTTTGTACAAATGTATGGTGATGTGGTATTGGGGATGAAACCGCAAAGTAAGGAAGATATTGACCCTTTTGAAGAGATCATGGATGAAATGAAGTTATCAAAAGGTGTGGAGCTGGATACAGATCTTACAACTGAAGACCTGAAAGAGCTGGTTAAGAGATTTAAGGTGGCAGTAAAGGAGAAAACCGGGCACGATTTTCCCGTCGATCCATGGGATCAGTTATGGGGAGCTGTCTGTGCAGTTTTCGACAGCTGGATGAACGAAAGGGCGATCCTCTATCGCAAAATGAACAATTTCCCCGAAGAGTGGGGTACTGCCGTCAACGTTCAGGCAATGGTTTATGGTAACATGGGAAAGACTTCGGGTACGGGTGTTGCATTTACCCGTGATGCGGCAACGGGCGAAGATATTTTCAACGGAGAGTATCTGATAGATGCACAGGGGGAAGATGTAGTATCGGGGGTTCGTACGCCTCAGCAGATAACAATTGAAGGATCTCGTCGCTGGGCTAAACTGCAAGGTATATCTGAGGAGGAACGTGCAGCGCAATACCCTTCACTGGAGGAGGCTCTTCCAGAATGTGCAAAAGAGCTTATAGATGTTCAGCAAAAACTGGAAGACTATTTTAAAGATATGCAGGACCTGGAATTTACCATTCAGGATGGGAAGCTTTGGATTCTTCAGACCCGTAGCGGAAAACGTACCGGAGCAGCAATGGTAAAGATTGCTATGGATATGTTGAAACAGGGATATATAGATGAAAAAACTACACTTAGACGCTGTGATCCGGAGAAGTTGGATGAACTGCTGCACCCTGTCTTCCACAAAAAAGCATTGGCAAGTGTAAAACCGGTTACCAGCGGACTTCCGGCATCACCAGGTGCTGCCGCGGGGCAAATAGTGTTCCATGCCGATGAAGCAGAAGAGTGGAGCAAAGAGGGCAAGAAGGTAATTCTCTGCCGTATAGAGACCTCTCCTGAAGATTTGCGCGGAATGGCATCCTCGCAGGGTATACTTACTACTCGTGGAGGAATGACCTCACACGCCGCAGTAGTAGCAAGAGGTATGGGTAAGTGCTGCGTATCAGCAGCCAATAACCTGTTTATCGATTATAAAGCGCGTATAATGACTATTAACGGCAAGGAACTGAAAGAGGGTGACTGGATCTCCCTTGACGGATCTACCGGAAATGTGTATGAAGGCAAAATTCAGACTCAGGATGCCGAACTTGATGATAATTTCAGAGAGTTGATGCTGTTAGCAGATAAATATGCACGTATGGATGTAAGGACCAATGCTGATACACCTCACGATGCTATCGTTGCGCGTAATTTTGGGGCTAAGGGGATTGGGTTGTGCCGCACAGAGCATATGTTCTTCGAAGAAGACAAGATTGTTCCTATGCGAGAGATGATTCTAGCCAAGAATGAGGAGGGGCGGCGTAAAGCACTTGAAAAACTGCTCCCATTGCAGAAAAAGGATTTTATTGGAATATTTAAAGCGATGGACGGACTTGCCGTTACCATTCGCCTTCTTGATCCGCCGTTGCATGAATTTGTTCCTCACGATGAAAAAGGACAAATGGAGATGGCCAAAGTTATGGGTATATCATATAAAGATATACATGAGCGTGTGGAAGGGCTTATGGAGTCAAACCCCATGCTTGGATTGCGTGGCTGTCGCCTGGGGAACCTATACCCCGAGATCACAGAGATGCAGACACGAGCCATCATGGAGGCTGCTATTGAACTGAAAAAGGAGGGCGTAGAAGCCTTTCCTGAGATCATGGTGCCATTAACAGGTATCGTCTTTGAGTTCAAAGCCCAGAAAGATATCATCGAAAAAACCATTCAACAGGTGTTCGCTGAAAATAACGACTCTGTGGACTATAAGATCGGGACAATGATTGAAATTCCGCGTGCAGCGCTTACCGCCCACAAGATCGCTCAGGAGGCTGATTTTTTCTCTTTTGGGACAAATGACCTTACACAGATGACATTCGGTTATAGCCGCGACGACGTTGCCAAGTTTCTGCCGATGTATATAGACAAGGGCATCCTAAAACAGGATCCTTTTGCTGTTCTCGACCAGAACGGTGTTGGACAACTTGTTCGCATGGCAGTCCAGAAAGGACGTGAGGTGCGCCCGACGCTTAAATGTGGTATATGTGGTGAGCATGGCGGCGAACCTTCATCGGTGAAATTCTGTCATACTGTGGGACTGAACTATGTTTCATGTTCTCCTTTCCGCGTACCAATTGCACGTTTGGCTGCAGCACAAGCTGCAATTGAAGGGTAA
- a CDS encoding peptidylprolyl isomerase has protein sequence MNYSIKMLFVLVAFVVVQQLISQNNVIDEIVWVVGDEAILKSEVEEYRKDILMQNQRIEGDPYCFIPEQLAIHKLFLDQAKLDSIEVQQSNVNRELEYTINNYISSIGSVERLEEYFGKSIASIREDLREQIREQQLIQGVQQKHFGNIQLAPSEIRKFYNSLPQDSLPFIPTAVEVQIITVEPEIPLSEIDNVKGRLREYTDQINRGEKEFSTLALLHSEDPSAIKGGELGFMNRSGFVPEFSNVAFALSDPKKVSNIVETEYGFHIIQLIERRGDMGNFRHILLKPKVPQESLDTALVRLDSIRGGIMSKKITFEDAATYLSADKDTRNNKGIMVNNVPRSSNYGTPRFALNELNQDIAKIAGEMKEGEVSGPFIMINDKGRQVAAIVKITDRNEGHRANINNDYQVIKQMAENAKQQRLVDDWLQAKIEKTYVRIDPDWQGCEYKYKGWLK, from the coding sequence ATGAATTATTCAATAAAAATGCTTTTTGTTTTAGTTGCTTTTGTAGTTGTGCAACAACTCATCTCACAAAACAATGTTATAGATGAAATTGTATGGGTTGTTGGCGACGAGGCTATCCTGAAATCGGAGGTAGAGGAGTACCGTAAGGATATACTTATGCAAAATCAACGTATCGAGGGTGATCCCTACTGCTTTATTCCCGAACAACTGGCCATACATAAACTTTTTCTCGATCAGGCTAAGCTAGACAGTATTGAAGTGCAGCAGTCGAATGTGAATCGCGAACTTGAATACACTATCAATAATTATATTTCTTCTATCGGATCTGTTGAACGGCTGGAGGAGTATTTTGGGAAAAGTATTGCCTCTATACGGGAAGATCTTCGCGAACAGATCAGAGAGCAACAGTTGATACAAGGGGTGCAACAAAAGCATTTTGGCAATATTCAGCTGGCACCATCCGAAATTCGTAAATTTTACAACAGTTTACCGCAGGACAGCCTCCCATTTATTCCAACCGCCGTGGAGGTGCAGATAATAACTGTGGAACCTGAAATACCATTGTCGGAGATAGATAATGTGAAGGGCAGGTTACGCGAATATACCGACCAGATTAACCGTGGAGAAAAAGAGTTTTCCACACTGGCTCTGTTGCATTCCGAGGATCCTTCGGCCATTAAAGGAGGCGAGCTTGGCTTTATGAACCGCTCTGGATTCGTTCCCGAATTTTCTAACGTTGCTTTTGCATTAAGTGATCCCAAGAAAGTGTCTAACATTGTGGAAACAGAATATGGTTTTCACATTATACAGCTTATTGAACGCAGAGGTGATATGGGCAATTTCCGGCATATATTGCTTAAGCCCAAAGTGCCACAGGAGTCGCTTGATACGGCATTGGTCAGGTTAGACTCCATCAGGGGAGGGATTATGAGTAAAAAAATCACCTTTGAAGATGCAGCAACATATCTTTCTGCAGACAAAGATACCAGGAACAATAAAGGTATAATGGTGAACAATGTACCCAGGAGCTCTAATTACGGTACACCGAGGTTTGCTCTGAATGAGCTGAACCAGGATATTGCCAAGATTGCTGGCGAAATGAAAGAGGGGGAGGTGTCAGGGCCGTTTATCATGATAAATGACAAAGGCAGGCAGGTGGCAGCTATTGTAAAGATTACCGATCGAAACGAAGGTCATCGTGCCAATATCAACAACGATTATCAGGTCATTAAACAGATGGCTGAGAATGCCAAGCAGCAGCGGCTTGTGGATGATTGGCTGCAGGCTAAGATTGAAAAGACATACGTTCGTATAGACCCTGACTGGCAGGGATGTGAGTACAAATATAAAGGCTGGTTAAAGTAA
- a CDS encoding OstA-like protein: MNRSVSQFLLGSALLMGVFFLVMESVKAQQPSSGKPINDSKTQIVEMKQADLWNKRDGFSAEILIGNVIFFHDGAFMYCDSAYLFQQTNSFEAFGNVRMEQGDTIFVYGDYLHYNGNTRLARLRDNIRMEDRTATLFTDSLDYDRVANLGYYFDGGMLVDDKNELTSYWGQYNPDTKEALFSDSVKLINEKYTIYSDTLKYNTESKYADILGPSRIVSDSGYVITSNGWYNTVTEDSRLLDRSEIYSNDGTKILIGDTILYNRQTGEGEVFGHMFLEDKVRKTILQGNYGFYNEKTEYGLASDSAFAIDYSQKESLFVHGDTLIMSTDSTYRDIKTFYNVRFYRSDLQGVCDSMLYSSRDSMVYMNGDPVIWSENNQILGNQINVYLNDSTIEKAIVKDYALAIQDRGEENQFNQLSGRDMTAFFRDGNVYYVLVEGNAESLYYLVKEDSTIIGLNKTESAYLSMDIEGNKIKKLKMWSSTSAVTNPLPLLKPDELHLKGFIWLDYLRPSGSDDIFRINERRGSEAVEPRQKRFEREDITL; encoded by the coding sequence ATGAATAGATCTGTTTCACAATTTTTACTGGGAAGCGCGCTTCTCATGGGTGTGTTTTTCCTTGTCATGGAATCGGTCAAAGCCCAACAGCCATCATCCGGAAAACCCATTAATGACTCTAAAACCCAGATTGTTGAAATGAAACAAGCCGATTTGTGGAATAAGAGGGATGGATTCAGTGCCGAGATTCTTATTGGCAATGTGATTTTCTTTCATGATGGCGCATTCATGTATTGTGATAGTGCTTATCTTTTCCAGCAGACCAACTCTTTTGAGGCATTCGGCAACGTTAGGATGGAGCAGGGTGATACCATCTTTGTATATGGCGATTATCTGCATTATAACGGCAATACACGACTGGCCAGGCTTCGGGATAACATTCGGATGGAAGACAGGACTGCAACACTCTTTACCGACAGCCTCGACTACGACCGTGTAGCAAACTTAGGCTACTATTTCGATGGAGGTATGCTGGTTGATGATAAGAATGAGCTGACGTCCTATTGGGGTCAGTATAACCCAGATACAAAAGAGGCTTTGTTCAGTGACAGCGTTAAGTTGATAAACGAAAAATACACCATATATTCCGATACGCTGAAATATAACACGGAATCAAAATATGCAGATATCCTGGGCCCCTCCAGGATTGTATCGGACAGTGGTTATGTAATTACCAGCAACGGGTGGTATAATACCGTGACTGAGGATTCACGCCTGCTTGATCGTTCTGAAATTTACAGTAACGACGGAACAAAAATCCTGATTGGAGACACTATCCTGTATAACCGTCAAACAGGAGAGGGTGAGGTGTTTGGCCATATGTTTCTTGAGGACAAGGTGAGAAAAACAATCCTACAGGGGAATTATGGTTTTTACAATGAAAAAACCGAGTATGGATTAGCTTCTGATTCAGCATTTGCAATCGACTATTCGCAGAAAGAGAGCTTGTTTGTTCACGGAGACACACTCATCATGAGTACAGACTCAACATACCGGGATATCAAAACTTTTTACAACGTACGCTTTTACAGGTCAGATCTTCAGGGTGTGTGCGACTCTATGCTCTACTCTTCACGCGACTCAATGGTGTATATGAATGGAGACCCCGTAATATGGAGTGAGAATAACCAGATACTGGGTAATCAGATAAATGTTTATCTGAATGACTCAACTATAGAAAAAGCTATTGTAAAAGATTATGCCCTTGCAATTCAGGACAGAGGAGAGGAAAATCAGTTCAATCAGTTGAGCGGAAGAGATATGACAGCATTTTTCAGAGATGGCAATGTGTATTATGTGCTGGTGGAGGGCAATGCCGAATCGTTGTACTATCTGGTAAAAGAGGATAGTACTATTATAGGGCTGAATAAAACAGAAAGCGCCTATCTGTCAATGGATATTGAAGGCAATAAAATCAAGAAACTGAAAATGTGGTCATCTACGTCTGCAGTAACCAATCCACTACCGCTACTCAAACCTGATGAGTTGCATTTGAAAGGATTTATCTGGCTTGATTATCTGCGTCCCTCCGGCTCTGACGATATATTCCGCATTAATGAGAGACGTGGTTCAGAAGCTGTAGAGCCCCGCCAGAAACGTTTCGAAAGAGAAGACATAACACTGTAG
- the mutL gene encoding DNA mismatch repair endonuclease MutL has translation MSDIINLLPDSIANQIAAGEVIQRPASVVKELVENSLDAGATHIQIYIKDAGRTLIQVIDNGRGMSATDLRMSFERHATSKIRSVDDLFALTTMGFRGEALPSIAAISQIEAKSRRTEDELGSLLVISGSKLEKQEIVACAEGTSVSVKNIFFNVPARRKFLKSNETERRNIFSEVERIVLVNPDVEFTLIENDVETLHLPKAGLRQRIVQMEGKNVNQQLIEIDEDTTLGKIHGYVGRPEFAKKRRASQNFFVNNRYIRHPYFHRAVMAAFEPLIAPNEKPAYYIYFQVDPDTIDVNIHPTKTEVKFENEQALWQILMVTIKESLGKFNAIPSIDFDRDDAPEIPIFDSSRSSPMPKVSFDPDYNPFRSPHSATQKASSPVFGWKQIYRGFENEKQYIADSDGDTNKTLFKTAGADHNMSDADLFPEHYQYKQKYILTSVKSGLMIIDQHRAHIRILFDKYLEEIKNRKGVSQRVLFPDVLELSASEASVLPSITDDIEALGFELSDLGNNCFAIQGIPSEIENADPSLLIRSMIGKSLETASDVKSDIQESIALSLACLTAIPHGRTLTSEEMLLIVSQLFATKTPTYTPDGQTIISVLSEAEIEKKMH, from the coding sequence ATGTCAGACATAATAAATTTACTCCCTGATTCCATAGCAAATCAAATAGCAGCAGGAGAAGTAATCCAACGCCCCGCTTCTGTGGTGAAGGAATTAGTTGAAAACTCACTTGACGCGGGTGCTACCCATATTCAAATATACATAAAAGATGCCGGGCGCACACTAATACAGGTAATTGATAATGGCAGAGGTATGTCGGCTACCGATTTGAGGATGTCGTTTGAGCGACATGCTACTTCTAAAATCAGGAGTGTTGATGATCTTTTTGCACTCACTACAATGGGATTCCGAGGTGAGGCACTTCCTTCAATCGCGGCAATTTCTCAAATTGAGGCTAAGAGCCGAAGGACAGAAGATGAGCTGGGCTCATTGCTGGTTATTTCCGGTTCTAAACTTGAAAAACAGGAAATAGTTGCCTGTGCAGAAGGTACATCTGTTTCAGTAAAAAATATTTTTTTCAATGTTCCCGCAAGACGAAAATTCCTGAAATCCAATGAAACAGAACGTCGGAATATATTCTCCGAAGTTGAACGTATCGTGCTGGTCAATCCCGATGTAGAGTTTACCCTTATTGAAAATGATGTGGAGACTTTGCATCTTCCAAAAGCGGGATTAAGACAACGTATTGTACAAATGGAGGGGAAGAACGTTAATCAGCAGTTGATAGAGATAGATGAGGATACAACATTAGGAAAAATACACGGGTATGTAGGACGTCCCGAATTTGCCAAAAAAAGGAGAGCGAGCCAGAACTTCTTCGTCAACAACCGGTATATCCGCCATCCCTATTTTCACAGGGCTGTGATGGCCGCATTTGAGCCGTTGATAGCTCCAAATGAAAAGCCGGCTTACTATATATATTTTCAGGTAGATCCCGATACAATTGATGTAAACATTCACCCTACAAAGACAGAGGTGAAGTTCGAAAACGAACAGGCTCTCTGGCAAATTTTAATGGTTACGATAAAAGAGTCACTTGGAAAGTTCAATGCTATTCCAAGTATCGATTTCGACAGGGATGATGCTCCGGAAATACCCATTTTTGACTCATCACGCAGCTCTCCAATGCCAAAAGTGAGCTTCGACCCTGACTACAATCCCTTCCGAAGCCCTCATTCTGCAACTCAGAAAGCATCTTCACCTGTTTTTGGGTGGAAGCAGATTTATAGAGGTTTTGAAAATGAGAAACAGTATATTGCCGATTCAGATGGAGACACCAACAAAACACTCTTCAAGACGGCAGGGGCAGATCATAATATGTCTGATGCCGATCTCTTTCCTGAGCATTATCAGTACAAACAAAAATATATTCTCACATCTGTTAAATCAGGACTGATGATAATAGATCAGCACAGGGCTCATATACGCATACTTTTTGATAAGTATCTGGAAGAGATCAAAAACAGGAAAGGTGTTTCTCAAAGGGTCCTGTTCCCTGATGTGCTGGAGCTATCTGCATCAGAGGCATCTGTATTACCATCCATAACAGATGATATTGAAGCACTTGGCTTTGAATTGAGCGATCTTGGAAATAACTGCTTTGCTATTCAGGGTATTCCTTCAGAAATTGAAAACGCCGATCCGTCGTTACTCATTCGTTCCATGATTGGTAAAAGCCTGGAAACCGCAAGTGATGTGAAATCAGATATTCAGGAGTCTATTGCTCTTTCACTAGCTTGCCTGACTGCCATTCCACATGGAAGGACGTTAACATCTGAAGAGATGTTGCTTATTGTAAGTCAGCTCTTTGCCACTAAGACACCTACTTATACCCCAGACGGGCAAACAATAATAAGCGTACTTTCGGAAGCTGAAATTGAAAAAAAAATGCATTAA
- a CDS encoding aldo/keto reductase: protein MDYSYCGTSGVQLPKISLGLWHNFGFTDDYKMAREMIVYAFEQGITHFDLANNYGPPPGSAESNFGKILKENLLSHRDEMIISSKAGHLMWEGPYGDGSSRKYIMASIDQSLKRTGLEYFDIFYSHRYDPNTPVEETMQALVDIVRQGKALYVGISKYPPEVAQKSLNYLKDRDVPCLIFQDKYSMFNRKPEEEIFRITEEYGAGFIAFSPLAQGLLTNKYLNGIPEYSRAADPTGFLQREQVTQTLVDKVRQLKEIANQRGQTMAEMALAWALRDKRVTSLIVGSRNVEQLKDNINALQNLIFSNEELVLIDNILDGATL from the coding sequence ATGGATTATTCTTATTGTGGAACAAGTGGAGTGCAACTGCCCAAAATATCGTTGGGGCTATGGCACAATTTCGGATTTACAGACGATTATAAAATGGCTCGCGAAATGATTGTTTATGCTTTTGAACAAGGTATAACACACTTCGACCTGGCAAATAATTACGGGCCTCCTCCGGGATCAGCTGAATCAAATTTCGGGAAAATATTGAAAGAGAATCTACTTTCTCATCGTGATGAGATGATTATCTCTTCAAAGGCAGGTCATCTAATGTGGGAAGGTCCCTACGGTGACGGATCGTCAAGAAAGTATATCATGGCGAGTATTGATCAGAGCCTAAAAAGGACAGGTCTGGAATATTTTGATATTTTTTATTCGCATCGTTACGATCCTAACACGCCTGTAGAAGAAACCATGCAGGCACTTGTGGATATTGTTCGCCAGGGTAAAGCATTATATGTAGGCATATCAAAGTATCCTCCCGAAGTGGCGCAAAAGTCGTTGAATTATTTGAAAGACAGAGATGTGCCTTGTCTTATTTTTCAGGACAAGTACAGTATGTTTAACCGAAAGCCTGAAGAGGAAATATTTAGGATAACAGAGGAGTATGGAGCTGGTTTTATAGCATTTTCACCACTGGCACAGGGATTACTCACTAATAAATATCTGAATGGCATTCCTGAATATTCTCGTGCGGCAGACCCGACAGGATTTCTACAGAGGGAGCAGGTCACTCAAACACTTGTTGATAAAGTGAGACAGTTAAAAGAAATTGCAAACCAACGCGGGCAAACAATGGCTGAGATGGCTCTTGCTTGGGCATTAAGGGATAAAAGAGTAACCTCCCTTATAGTGGGTTCGCGTAACGTGGAACAACTAAAAGATAACATTAACGCCTTGCAAAACCTCATTTTTTCAAATGAAGAATTGGTGTTGATAGATAATATTCTTGACGGGGCTACGTTATAA
- a CDS encoding cation:proton antiporter — protein sequence MRKVFIFSFLLVIGLILSQLVPHLFGNNFHTFKTITDGLLYISLAFIMINVGREFEINKKQWRSYATDYLVAMGAAALPWILVALYYLFVIIPTSMDLWKDSSAWKEVFLLSRYAAPTSAGILFTMLAAAKLSHTWVYKKVQVLAIFDDLDTILLMIPLQILMIGMRWQMFVILVVAILLIWVGWKKMNSYNLRHDWQAVLFYSFILFSVIEVIYLVSKYLYGDSGTIHIEILLPAFILGMIMKADHGSKTHATTQTGEKIAAFISYLFMLLVGLSMPLFLGVNLAHTAGNSNAIISQLPMFSWNMLILHVIVVTMISNIGKLFPLFFYRDRSVGERLAVSIGMFTRGEVGAGVLFIAIGYHISGVLLVVSVLTMCLNLLLTGFFIGIAKKLTFSSSPELKVVSG from the coding sequence ATGAGAAAAGTCTTTATATTTTCATTTTTACTGGTTATCGGTCTTATTCTGTCACAGCTTGTTCCCCATCTATTTGGCAATAACTTTCATACATTTAAAACAATAACTGATGGGTTACTGTATATTTCACTAGCATTTATAATGATAAATGTTGGGCGGGAGTTTGAGATCAATAAAAAACAATGGCGTAGCTATGCGACTGATTATCTGGTTGCAATGGGTGCAGCTGCACTCCCCTGGATATTGGTTGCACTTTATTATCTGTTTGTTATAATTCCAACTTCTATGGATTTGTGGAAAGATAGTAGTGCATGGAAAGAGGTCTTCCTTTTAAGTAGGTATGCAGCGCCTACATCGGCAGGTATTCTTTTTACAATGCTTGCAGCGGCGAAGCTTTCGCATACCTGGGTTTATAAGAAAGTGCAGGTTCTGGCTATATTTGATGATCTGGATACAATTCTGTTGATGATACCGCTTCAGATTCTGATGATAGGTATGCGCTGGCAGATGTTTGTCATTCTTGTTGTTGCAATCTTGTTAATTTGGGTGGGATGGAAAAAAATGAACAGTTATAATCTCCGTCATGACTGGCAGGCCGTTTTGTTCTATTCATTTATTCTTTTCTCGGTTATCGAGGTGATTTATCTTGTATCGAAATATCTTTATGGAGATTCCGGAACTATACATATAGAGATTCTGCTTCCTGCATTCATCCTGGGAATGATTATGAAAGCAGACCATGGTTCGAAGACTCATGCAACAACCCAAACGGGAGAGAAGATTGCAGCTTTTATCTCCTATTTATTTATGCTTCTAGTTGGGTTAAGCATGCCTCTCTTTTTGGGCGTAAACTTAGCGCATACTGCTGGAAACTCGAATGCAATTATCTCTCAATTACCTATGTTCTCGTGGAATATGCTCATTTTACATGTTATTGTAGTGACCATGATATCCAATATCGGTAAGCTTTTTCCACTGTTTTTCTACAGAGACAGGTCAGTTGGAGAGAGACTTGCCGTATCAATAGGGATGTTTACCCGTGGAGAGGTAGGTGCCGGTGTATTGTTTATTGCAATAGGGTATCATATAAGTGGAGTCTTATTGGTAGTCTCGGTACTTACAATGTGTCTGAATCTGCTTCTGACCGGATTTTTCATTGGTATTGCCAAGAAGCTAACCTTTTCCAGCTCTCCTGAACTGAAAGTAGTGAGCGGTTAG
- a CDS encoding site-specific integrase has protein sequence MRRSTFRILFYIKRGNPKKNGNVVIMGRITIDGERSQFSTKLEVNPIVWDNKSGRVKGNSVKAANINHALDNYRGKATMHYNKLMDVNGYVSPEKIKNALFGFEEKSKTIMYYFGKFNEQYKSKVGTVVTRTTYLRYELAQKRLGEFMEETRKVKDMPYREISTVFLQEFYLFLRNKYKSGNNNAMKTMQHVRAVFCYIKNTGEYFSDPFANFKISFEKIERSYLTKEELEILYNRKFGAERLEKVRDVFLFCCYSGLSYSDLYNLTKEQIRTGIDGNLWIMDTRNKTGVPYKVPLLDIPVAILKKYEYLQDEGKLLPVISNQKMNEYLLEIANLCGINKKITCHVARHSFATLCLTEGMSIETVSKLLGHTKIKTTQIYARIIDKKLSEDMDKLAQRLKQSDHLTIAI, from the coding sequence ATGAGACGAAGCACTTTTAGAATTCTCTTTTATATCAAAAGAGGCAATCCAAAGAAAAACGGTAATGTCGTAATTATGGGACGCATCACCATAGATGGCGAACGCTCCCAATTTAGCACGAAACTAGAAGTTAATCCTATCGTTTGGGATAATAAGTCGGGTAGGGTAAAAGGTAATAGTGTAAAAGCTGCAAATATTAACCATGCACTGGATAACTACCGGGGCAAAGCAACGATGCATTATAACAAATTAATGGACGTAAATGGATACGTCAGTCCGGAAAAAATCAAAAATGCCCTGTTCGGTTTTGAAGAGAAGAGTAAAACGATTATGTATTATTTCGGCAAGTTCAATGAACAATACAAATCGAAAGTCGGAACAGTAGTTACAAGGACAACTTATTTGAGATACGAATTGGCTCAAAAACGCCTGGGTGAATTTATGGAAGAAACCCGTAAGGTAAAAGATATGCCTTACCGTGAAATCTCTACTGTTTTCCTTCAGGAGTTTTATTTATTCTTACGAAATAAATATAAATCCGGGAATAATAACGCAATGAAGACCATGCAACATGTCAGGGCGGTATTCTGTTACATAAAAAATACTGGTGAATATTTCTCCGACCCGTTTGCCAACTTTAAAATCAGCTTTGAAAAAATAGAGCGTTCATACCTGACCAAAGAAGAACTGGAAATATTGTATAATAGGAAATTCGGGGCGGAACGGTTGGAAAAAGTCAGGGATGTTTTCCTCTTTTGTTGCTACAGCGGTTTATCGTATTCCGACCTGTATAATTTGACCAAAGAACAAATCAGGACAGGTATTGACGGTAATTTATGGATTATGGATACAAGGAATAAAACCGGAGTACCTTATAAAGTACCCTTACTGGATATACCTGTAGCCATACTAAAAAAGTACGAATATTTACAGGATGAAGGAAAGTTGCTCCCCGTAATTAGTAATCAAAAGATGAATGAGTATTTACTGGAAATAGCCAATCTTTGCGGCATTAATAAAAAGATTACCTGTCATGTCGCCCGGCATTCTTTTGCCACCCTCTGCCTGACAGAGGGAATGTCGATTGAAACCGTATCGAAGTTATTAGGTCATACCAAAATAAAAACAACTCAGATATATGCCCGTATAATTGATAAGAAACTAAGCGAAGATATGGATAAGTTAGCCCAAAGGCTAAAACAGTCCGACCATCTGACTATTGCAATTTAA